GTCGCACTCATCGCATCAATCTCCCTAATCTCTATCGCCTGAGGTCTTGCTGCTTTGGGCTCATAATATACAACCCAGCGGTGGCCGCCTCATCAATACCATAGTAGAATACTCGGGATTGAATGCATGTCAAACTTTTTCTAATTCACACATTATCTCTTTGATAAATAATGGTATTTTCTTTTTGTTCAGTACGCGAAGCCCCGTTCTGGGATGGGTAAAACCAAGTTCAAAGGCATACAATGCCTGATGATCGAGCGCATCGACGCGCGCGCGTGCGGCATCATTCAACAAACTGCGCCTTGATCGCCCTCCACCACCATACAAGGGGTCGCCGATCAAAGGGTGGCCGATGGAGGTCAAGTGCACACGAATCTGGTGTGTACGCCCGGTCGCCAAGCGACATTCCACCAGTGAAGCCACCGTTCCGAAGGCCTTGAGCACTTTGTAACGCGTCAATGCGTATTTCCCGCCCCGTTCCACCACGGCCATCTTCTTGCGGTTTTGCGGTGAACGGCCGATGTGGCCTTCGATTTCACCGGCAAGCGGCTTGGGCACCCCCCACACCAACGCGTAATAAGCCCGATCCAAGGAATGGTCGGCGAATTGTTCGCTGAGGCTGGTGTGGGCGGCATCGTTCTTCGCCGCGACCATCAACCCGCCCGTGCCCTTGTCCAAACGATGCACGATGCCCGGCCGGGCCACCCCGCCAATGCCCGACAGGCTGCCCTTGCAATGCGCCAGCAAGGCGTTGACCAAGGTACCGTCGGCATTGCCTGCGGCGGGATGAACCACCAGCCCCGGCGGCTTGTCGATCACGATGACGTCGTCGTCTTCGTACACCACGTCGAGCGGGATGTTCTGGGCTTCGGGCTCGGCCGCAACGGCGGGTGGCACGCAGATGATGTAGACGTCACCGACGCGGGCTTTTTTCTTCCCATCCATGACCGCCGCACCGTCCAGATCGCCGACGAAGACGTGGCCATCTTCCATCAAACCCTTGAGGCGCGCGCGCGAAAGTCCCTCGACCTCCTCGCTCAGCAGCTTGTCCAAACGCATCCCGGCCTTGTTTTCATGTACGTGAACGGTGTATGTCGTCTCGCAGGTGATTTTTTTCATAGTTGAGCAACGAAGCGGATTTGGATCATGGCGGTGGCAAAGGCCCTGGTGATTGTGATGAGTTTTCTCATCGCGGTGTTGATGGGATTGATTATCTACGGATTCTATCAGAAATCTCAGAATCCGAATTATAAGATGTTCCGCGCCGACGATACGCCTGTTGTGCAAGCGGATGCAACGCCGCCTGCTCAGCCGGCGCCCCAGGCGAACGTCGGAACGAGTTTCGGCGAAGTCTCGCTTGATCTGCCCGCCACCGCGCGGGTGATTTCCGCGCAAGCCAACGCCAACCGTCTGGTTCTGGTCATCGCGCGTAACGGTGAAACCGCCGACCTGGTCGCCGTAGTGGACCTAAATTCCGGCAAAGTCCTGGGACGCGTCAAAACGGCCCCCTGAACCTCGACCTATAAGAGTGGGTGATGATCCATTTCAGCCCCAGCCAGCTCCAAGAGATCCGCGCCCATGCCGAGCGCGCCTATCCTTTCGAGTGCTGCGGTCTGCTGGTCGGCACCCGCGGCGGCGGCGATAGCGTCACCGTCACCCGTGTGGTGAGCAGCGACAACGTGCGCATCGATGCCGACGGCAGCGGTGGCCGCGACCGTTTCGAGATCGATCCGCAGGTGCGTTTCGATGTCATGCACGCGCTCAGAGGTACGGACGAAGACATCGTCGGCCATTACCATTCCCATCCCGATCATCCGGCCGAGCCCTCCGTCCACGATATCGCCATGGCGTTCGAACCGGATATGGTGTGGTTGATCGTCTCGGTGGTCCAAGGACAAAGCCGCGATGCCCGTGCCTGGAAACTCAACCGCGACAGCGACGCGGTGAACGACGTCACTCTGATCGTCGAACAGGGGTGATCGGCGAAAACAGTTGATCGTGCCCCCAAGGGGCCGTATATCTGCCACTTACTTGGCTGGGTCCCCTTCGTCTAGAGGCCTAGGACACCGCCCTCTCACGGCGGCAACAGGGGTTCGAATCCCCTAGGGGATGCCAAATATTTCAATGACTTACATGTCACACTCCAAAAATTTAGGTAACTTTTAGGTAATAAACCTGTGTGCACTCACGCGCACATGGTGAAACTTGAAATGTCTTGAGCGGCCCCAGGCGTACATAACTAAGAGTGCGCCGGATGAGCTGTTGATCCTGGCCAGATAGTCATCAGCACGCCTTTTCCGCAAAACAAACCCTTCGCCCATAAAAACTGTCCTAAGCCGACGGTTCCCTAAGGTAGAACGAACTTGATGGTCAATCGCAGGATCGAAAGAGTAGGTTAGGAAGGCTACCGGCAGCCCCATCTCTGCCATAGATGCCTCTTGAGACTACGCCAGTGGCACAAAGGCTACACACTCTATTCTGGCTAGAGTTATCCTCAAGAAAATTTAGGAGGCATGTCGTTGGTTTTTCAAAATATCCATTTTGTTCAACCCTTACCGAATTGGAAGCTGGGTGTTGAATACGAAAATATTCGAGGGCTTCGAAGTCGTGAGCTTGCGTGGCAATTTTTGCGGAGAAACCCAGCATACCGTTCTGACTACGAAGCCTGGAAAACCGTTTATGAAGAAGCCCCATTACAGGCAAAAGAGATTGAAATAAATTTATGCGAAAAATATGGAATAGCGACAAGGCCAGGCGACCTCCGGCCAAACCTTGGTCTTGCTAACCCTCATTTTTTTGTGCCTTCACCATTTTTCACGGTTGAAGATAAGCGAGTGACACCCGTTGTCCTAACGCGTTGGCCATCACCGGACAGGCCTCAGAAATATAATCGCGTGCCAGAAGTGCCAGAAGAACCATGCATTGATATCCGTATGTATGCTCACTCCCCCTTCTCTTACCAACAAAAGCAATTGAAAAAAATATTTGATAGCTTTGTCAATCTGGCTGAAGAAAGCCGGAGGCAAATTGATGATACTTACATTGAGTATTTACGTATTTTGGATGGGGTACATATCGGTGCAACGATTAAGGAGATAGCGAATCATTTAGGGCAAAAGACTGATTTCAAAGATAACCTTTACAATAGGTATAGTAAAAAGAAGAAGCGTGCCGTTCAGATTATGGAGTGTGATTACGTAAAGATTGCCAATAATTATACACGTAGGTGAAGTGGCATAAATTTACGTTTGGGAAAATAGCCGTACCCATGCCTATTTTCCGATGACGACAAACTCAGCTTGCCTAATTGTTGCTTTGTTCGATTTGTGTCAATGCAACGTTATTTTAGGTGAGAGATATGACGAATGGTCGAAACCAGGAACCAGTATATGCTTTTACAATTGATGAATTTTGCACCGCTCATGGCGGAATAAGCCGTACTCACTTTTATGAATTGAAGAGAACGGGGCGGGGGCCGACCGAGATGAAAGTTGGTGGGCGTCGATTGATATCCGTCGAGGCGGCAGCGGAATGGCGTCGTCGCATGGAGCACGTCGACGGGGAGGCCTGAGATGAGTGTTAAAAACTGTTCTGTCACGTTCAAAATGTCCCAGGCTGACCTTGAAAAACTCGATCAACGTCTGCGGAAATTAGGCTTTAGAACCAGAAGTCCCTACTTGCGACATCTTATTCAAGTCGCGAACCAGCAAGGTGAGGCGCAAGGGAAACTGATCAACCCGGTCATTATATCGGATTTCTGCCTTCAACTCCGCCGAATGAATTCAGCGCTTATGAAGGCGCTGACTTTGGGCTCAACATCTCAGGACCAAGGAACTGGTGAGGGGTTATCCACTGCTGTGCAGGATACACAAGTCCTGATGCGAAAAGTTTACAAGGCCATCAACGGCCCTAAGGTCTGACCTTATCGTTCCACCCCTGATCGGGTGTTTTGTTTCGGACGTATAATCGGGCGCGTCTTGACGGGGAAGGCGCGATCCTTTTTTGGCGTGGGTAAGGGCGTTTCATTTGGATATGTTAACCGCGATGTCTGTTTAACTGGCGTCATACCGTGTGTGCTTAGATCATATCTTGTCGGCTTTTGATATGTGATGGGAATACGCTGTGCTTGTGTCACAAGGTCAAAAATTCGCGCTGAGAGACGCAGGTTGTTCACTTCAGTCTCAATGCGCTTGGCAAAACGATTCAGTTCCCAAACGACGCGGTAACGGTCCTTATGGACTCGCCTGAGCCAAAAGCATTCAAAAATGCCATCATCAGAGTTTGTAGTCCCCCGTGCGCGATTTGGCGGCAACGTTTTTTGGTGATACAGGACCTTCCGCAAGCGATCGAGTGTCATCGTTTCAAACGCTTCGGCCCTGACGGGACCGAACCATTCCGGACGATGTCGGGCAACCCAGTTTGCCAGACGGGCACTCGAGCGTTTGCTGGAGGATGCGTTGGTTTGTCCAAAGTCGCTCGTGGCAAGACGGTGCCAGGAAACAAGAGCTCTATACGGATCAAGATACATTGGCCGAAATGTTTCCAACAAATCACGGTATTCATCGGGAACGTTTTTCGTTTTATTCGCAGCGCATTTCAAAACCAACTTACGTTTTAATAGGCCAAGTAGGTTTGGGGGTGGTGAAAGGGCCAGCCTTAAATATTTGGCGCACTGTTCGATCTTTCCATCCTGGAAGCATCTTAGAGCGCCTGCGCGCGCCTGCTGGAGCTGGTTTACACCCTCTGCCATCGGGGCGCCAATCGTTCGTGCGCAAATCTCCGAGACGGGTGCGTCTCGCCAATACAGGCGTGTGTTGGTCAACGGCACGGCCCCGGACATGATGTGGTCCCGCAACTTGGCGCGATCGACACGACGGGTTGCGTCGTAATCAAAACCGGCACGCTTCAAATGCTTTGCAAAGACCACGCGAAGCCCATGAAGGTAATCGCCATAAATGTCAGAATGGATGCGTCCACCCAAATCAGAGAGTGCCCTGACGATGACATGCGCGTGGGTGTGCTGCGTGTGCCCGCTATGAATACACCATAACGCTCTATGCCCATTAGCGGTAAATGCCTCGTCAATGGTTGCGTCAACGGCGGCCTGGAAACGTGAAAGTTCGCTCTCTTCTTCTAAGTCGTCTTCTATTGAGAGGATCAAGTGCCAAGTCTGGATGTATTGTCTTCGCCGAGGCTGTGGATGTTGGGGGGCATCTAAGTTTTCACCACTGTCGTTCAATTCCCATGTCTGCATCTCAGAGCACGCCGCGGTTGGTGTTATCGCATCACCGAATTCATTGAACAACGTAATGCCTTCGCGCTCGGCCTTGGTGTCTTGCGAACGTATTCTGGCGATGTATTTAAGTTGTGAGATGGCTTGGCTTTTGTGTTTGGTGCAAAATTTGACTGTAACGGCGGCCTCCCGACCTTGGGTATGCTCGTACCTCCAATTGAGTACGTTGCTGCGGCTGATGCGTTCTTGAACCCGCGGGCTGGAAGCCGTGCGTGTCTTGAACGTGTAGGAGGATTTGCCACTCTTTAGCCTTTGCGGAAACCGCTTATCCATGATGCGCATCACGAGCTGTTCGTCAGCATCTCTGAAGCGTCCTAGCTTAACGTGTTCCCAATCCTCTTGCGTATCGGTCACGGCAAGGCTCCATTCCTGAATATTGGAATGATAACGGTGTGGAATGGCCATGTCGGTAAGACGTTTTACCCTGATAGCGTTATTCTTAGGTTCTCGTGGTGCCAGCGATTCTGTGGATCAATCAAGCTTCTCTAAATCAGACAGAAAGGCCTTGGCGTCGAATTGAAGAATCTTCGCCAGTTTAAGGTACTCAACAACATCAAGGCGGCGCTGGCCGCTTTCCAGACGTGCAACGAAGGACTGATATTCGCCGAGCGCTTCGGCGAGCTCACTTTGCGTCATGCTTAGCTCTTCTCGTTGATGGATCAAAAAATCGATCAGAGCTCTGTGTTGATTTGAACCTAAGGTTTTTTCCAAAGCACCCTCCATAAGGGAGCTTCACTTAATCTATTTTTCAGATTATCTTAAAATCAGATAATGCGTGTGTGGTGCGCATTTGATCTGTTATTGATTGATAGAGGGTTTGAAGAAATGAGACGCGTGCTGAACCGATTGGCTCTTGTCACTGCCTGTATCTTATTAGCAATTGCTCCACCAGCTCATGCCGGTGCGTTGTGTTCCTGGTTTGGGGTAGCGTGTGGCACAGGTACTTCTGAGCCGGAACTCTCTGACAAGATCGACCAGAACAATCCACCAGAAGTGTTTTCGTTCACCGTGTCGGGAAAATTCGATGAATGGGCCGATCTCACGCCGAGAACGTTTGTATGCGACACCCGTAAACGCGAAGACCGCGCGTGCGTGTGGCAAGGCTACATTCCCGAGATCAAACGCAACGCGGTCCTGTCGTTCAAACCATTTCCACATGACCGCGGTATGTATAAAGTCCGCGGAATCATCGCCAACAAATTCGGCAAAGACACAAGTTTTGCAGGCAGCATCTCTGCACCGAATGGCGATTATATTATGGATGAAATGAGCATCACAAACCTGTCGCAAAACCCGTTCATCATTGAATATTACGGGCGCGACTATATGGGCAACATCGATTTCAAGAAAAAACACGGCCACCTCTCAGTTGCCTTTAAAGAGGTATTAAAATGAGCCTTCATAAACTGCGTACGTTTTGGAGTTTTTTCATTCCCGACTGTCGGCCAGTACGCATGGCAAACGACAACAAGGGATCACTCAACATCCGCTCGGCGGTCCTGCCATGGCGGCTTGAAGACTTGCCGGTCATCCGAACGAAGGAGCAGGCAACCAAGCCGACGATCAAACCAGTTTAGCCAGCGATCCAGCACACCTGAAATCCAGTGCCTATACGGTTACAGGTATTACGTTTCGCTATTCCTGCAAAACCTATGGCTTAGTCTTGACGCAGATAACGAATTGAAATTAAAAATTGTTTTATGCTTCGATCGATAACGCGAAAGCTTTGATTGTGGCGTCGCATTAATTTTTTACAAATCTGTTGTGACTGCCTCCAAAATGGATGTGGCCCTATGCATTTTACTCGTGGCGCACCACAAATCACCTGTAACCCTCAGCCAATCGGTTGTGACCCATTTTTGAGGCAGTAGTGATTGACTGAGCAGTTCCTAAAATTGGGGAGCAACAAGGGGAGTTTTTTTATGATGACAACCGAAACGAACCGGGATTATTTGCTAGGTAATCCGACAGGATCAGACTACTTCGTTCGCTACCTGACAGGCCAACTGACGCCAGATGAAATTACCGAAGTCGAACGCCAGTTTCACGGACCACGAACTCCGTCCTGGCCACCAACTAATTGCCCGCACACGACGTCACTTATCATTGGGTGATGTTTTCTACTCATAGAAAGTCACTTAGTCTTAACTGAGATATTTTGGCCGTGGCTGAATAACTCGCTTCAAGCTGTGCTTGGATTTGCTCCTGTTGAGTAATTACGGCTGCAAGGTCGACGTGCTTGATATCGCTAACCATCGCATCCAAATAAAGCTGATACTCGATTTCGCCATCAATCACATCCGACAAACTGCTCGCGCTTGCAGACAGGCTGGATTGAATCACCAAGAGTTCATCAATCGCTTGATTGACCAAGTCGTAGGCCTCGTTAAGGCTAGTGTTGTCCTGCGGGTTTTCCGAGGCATTGGCCCCGATGCTCAGGGCCCGTATCGCTTTTTCGAAACCACTGGCGTTGGCCGTAACGCCGTATTCAATTTCTCTGGTTTGCGACGTACGGATCGAGGCAATCGCGTCATCGCCTTGGTAATAAGAGGTGTCCGCCGATGTCGGCGCCGTTTGTGGCGCATACGGCGGGTTGCCTATATCGACAGGAGGGCGATCCGTAACACCGCCGCCAAACAGATAGCGCCCCGAAACTTCAAGGTTGGCAAGATCCGCGAAACTTTCCAGAGCCACCTGGGCATTCTCATTGAGCGCCGAAGCCCCAGCATTTTGCCCACTGATCGCGGAACTCAGGTCCACCTGATAGTTTGACAACACATCCACCATAGCGTCGACGGCGCTGTACTGGGATTCGATCCGCGCTTGCACAAGCCCACCCTGCTCGACCACCTTGTTCGAACGCGTCACTTCATTTTCCAAGCTCACCACACGTTCGGTGTTGGAAGACAAGTCCCTGTAACTTTCGGCCTTTTGTTCCGATGAAAGTTGTTTTTGAACGGCCGCGAAGTCGGATTCGATCCGCATCATGCTTGTGATGGACATCTGATACTGGCCCATGGTTGAGACTCTACTCATGGCTTCCTCATCTCGATACGGCATGTAAAAGGGAATCGAACATTTCCGAGAGTACGCCGAGCACTTGAGCCGAAGCCGAATAATGTTCTTCGAGGGCGGTTATTTTCGCGGTTTCTTCATCCAAGTTGACGCCGCTTTCGTTGTTCAACTGCAGCTTCAAGTCGTCGTGAACAAGGGCCTCGGTTTGGGCCGCATCATCAACAATCGATGCTTCGACGGATAGGGAGGAGAGAATACTCGTCGCATAC
This region of Magnetovibrio sp. genomic DNA includes:
- a CDS encoding RluA family pseudouridine synthase; amino-acid sequence: MKKITCETTYTVHVHENKAGMRLDKLLSEEVEGLSRARLKGLMEDGHVFVGDLDGAAVMDGKKKARVGDVYIICVPPAVAAEPEAQNIPLDVVYEDDDVIVIDKPPGLVVHPAAGNADGTLVNALLAHCKGSLSGIGGVARPGIVHRLDKGTGGLMVAAKNDAAHTSLSEQFADHSLDRAYYALVWGVPKPLAGEIEGHIGRSPQNRKKMAVVERGGKYALTRYKVLKAFGTVASLVECRLATGRTHQIRVHLTSIGHPLIGDPLYGGGGRSRRSLLNDAARARVDALDHQALYAFELGFTHPRTGLRVLNKKKIPLFIKEIMCELEKV
- a CDS encoding M67 family metallopeptidase, whose translation is MIHFSPSQLQEIRAHAERAYPFECCGLLVGTRGGGDSVTVTRVVSSDNVRIDADGSGGRDRFEIDPQVRFDVMHALRGTDEDIVGHYHSHPDHPAEPSVHDIAMAFEPDMVWLIVSVVQGQSRDARAWKLNRDSDAVNDVTLIVEQG
- a CDS encoding transcriptional regulator domain-containing protein codes for the protein MVFQNIHFVQPLPNWKLGVEYENIRGLRSRELAWQFLRRNPAYRSDYEAWKTVYEEAPLQAKEIEINLCEKYGIATRPGDLRPNLGLANPHFFVPSPFFTVEDKRVTPVVLTRWPSPDRPQKYNRVPEVPEEPCIDIRMYAHSPFSYQQKQLKKIFDSFVNLAEESRRQIDDTYIEYLRILDGVHIGATIKEIANHLGQKTDFKDNLYNRYSKKKKRAVQIMECDYVKIANNYTRR
- a CDS encoding ribbon-helix-helix domain-containing protein, producing the protein MSVKNCSVTFKMSQADLEKLDQRLRKLGFRTRSPYLRHLIQVANQQGEAQGKLINPVIISDFCLQLRRMNSALMKALTLGSTSQDQGTGEGLSTAVQDTQVLMRKVYKAINGPKV
- a CDS encoding helix-turn-helix transcriptional regulator, whose amino-acid sequence is MEKTLGSNQHRALIDFLIHQREELSMTQSELAEALGEYQSFVARLESGQRRLDVVEYLKLAKILQFDAKAFLSDLEKLD
- a CDS encoding flagellin; the encoded protein is MPYRDEEAMSRVSTMGQYQMSITSMMRIESDFAAVQKQLSSEQKAESYRDLSSNTERVVSLENEVTRSNKVVEQGGLVQARIESQYSAVDAMVDVLSNYQVDLSSAISGQNAGASALNENAQVALESFADLANLEVSGRYLFGGGVTDRPPVDIGNPPYAPQTAPTSADTSYYQGDDAIASIRTSQTREIEYGVTANASGFEKAIRALSIGANASENPQDNTSLNEAYDLVNQAIDELLVIQSSLSASASSLSDVIDGEIEYQLYLDAMVSDIKHVDLAAVITQQEQIQAQLEASYSATAKISQLRLSDFL